A single window of Streptomyces sudanensis DNA harbors:
- a CDS encoding DUF3159 domain-containing protein: MTSLDKPTVEEGGPGGTDGRAAPDAPGAWGGRDARAVTEAALFDAFGGVRGMVETVLPGLLFVTIFTVNKDLHASAIAALAVSLLLVAVRLARRDTVKHAFSGVFGVAFGVVFAMMTGNAKDFYLPGMLYTLGLGLAYVVTTLAGVPLIGLILGPVFKENLSWRTRNPGRKKAYAKASYAWGAILLGKCAILFPLYWWADTTRLGWVLVALKIPPFLLAVYLTWVFLAKAPPPIDVFAEMEEAERAEKERGAGA; the protein is encoded by the coding sequence GTGACGTCACTCGACAAGCCGACCGTCGAAGAAGGCGGCCCCGGGGGCACCGACGGCCGCGCCGCCCCGGACGCCCCCGGGGCGTGGGGTGGCCGGGACGCCAGGGCCGTGACCGAGGCCGCGTTGTTCGACGCGTTCGGCGGGGTCCGGGGCATGGTGGAGACGGTCCTGCCCGGCCTGCTCTTCGTCACGATCTTCACCGTCAACAAGGACCTGCACGCCTCCGCCATCGCGGCGCTCGCGGTGTCCCTGCTGCTGGTCGCCGTCCGGCTGGCCCGCCGCGACACCGTCAAGCACGCCTTCAGCGGTGTCTTCGGCGTCGCCTTCGGCGTCGTCTTCGCGATGATGACCGGCAACGCCAAGGACTTCTACCTGCCGGGCATGCTGTACACGCTGGGCCTCGGCCTCGCGTACGTCGTCACCACCCTGGCGGGCGTCCCGCTGATCGGGCTGATCCTCGGCCCGGTCTTCAAGGAGAACCTCTCCTGGCGCACCCGCAACCCCGGACGCAAGAAGGCGTACGCCAAGGCCAGCTACGCCTGGGGCGCCATCCTGCTGGGCAAGTGCGCGATCCTCTTCCCCCTGTACTGGTGGGCCGACACGACCCGGCTGGGCTGGGTCCTCGTCGCGTTGAAGATCCCGCCGTTCCTGCTCGCCGTCTACCTGACGTGGGTGTTCCTCGCGAAGGCGCCGCCGCCGATCGACGTGTTCGCGGAGATGGAGGAGGCCGAGCGCGCCGAGAAGGAGCGCGGGGCCGGCGCCTGA
- a CDS encoding class I SAM-dependent RNA methyltransferase: MPKNAPESSLVGEEYEVEVGPVAHGGHCIARTGEGRVLFVRHALPGERVVARVTEGDATSRFLRADAVTVLDASKDRIEAPCPYARPGRCGGCDWQHAKPGAQRRLKGEVVAEQLRRLAGLTPEEAGWDGTVVPAEGDKLPAGEVPRWRTRVQYAVDESGRAGLRRHRSHEVEPIDHCMIAAEGVSELGIEKRPWPGMASVEAIAATGSQDRQVVLTPRPGARLPLVELDRPVSVLRVDEKDGGAHRVHGRPFVRERADDRTHRVGNGGFWQVHPKAADTLVRAVMQGLLPRKGDTALDLYCGVGLFAGALADRVGDQGAVLGIESGKRAVEDARHNLQGFDRVRVEQGKVDQVLPRTGITKVDLVVLDPPRAGAGKQVVRHLATLGARRIAYVACDPAALARDLAYFREAGYKPRTLRVFDLFPMTHHMECVAILEPAKKGA; encoded by the coding sequence ATGCCGAAGAACGCACCCGAGTCCTCGCTGGTCGGCGAGGAGTACGAGGTCGAGGTCGGCCCCGTCGCGCATGGCGGCCACTGCATCGCCCGCACCGGGGAGGGCCGCGTCCTGTTCGTCCGGCACGCGCTGCCCGGCGAGCGGGTCGTCGCCCGCGTGACCGAGGGCGACGCGACCTCCCGCTTCCTGCGGGCCGACGCCGTCACCGTCCTCGACGCTTCCAAGGACCGCATCGAGGCGCCCTGCCCGTACGCCCGGCCCGGCCGCTGCGGCGGCTGCGACTGGCAGCACGCCAAGCCGGGCGCCCAGCGCCGCCTCAAGGGCGAGGTTGTCGCGGAGCAGCTGCGCCGCCTCGCGGGCCTCACGCCCGAGGAGGCCGGCTGGGACGGCACGGTCGTCCCCGCCGAGGGCGACAAGCTGCCGGCCGGCGAGGTCCCGCGGTGGCGCACGCGCGTCCAGTACGCCGTCGACGAGTCCGGCCGCGCGGGCCTGCGCCGCCACCGCTCCCACGAGGTCGAGCCGATCGACCACTGCATGATCGCCGCCGAGGGCGTGAGCGAACTGGGCATCGAGAAGCGCCCATGGCCCGGCATGGCGTCCGTCGAGGCGATCGCCGCGACCGGCTCGCAGGACCGCCAGGTCGTCCTCACCCCGCGCCCCGGCGCCCGCCTGCCGCTCGTCGAACTCGACAGGCCGGTGTCCGTACTGCGCGTGGACGAGAAGGACGGCGGCGCCCACCGCGTCCACGGCCGCCCCTTCGTCCGGGAACGCGCCGACGACCGCACCCACCGCGTCGGCAACGGCGGCTTCTGGCAGGTCCACCCGAAGGCCGCCGACACCCTGGTCCGCGCCGTCATGCAGGGCCTGCTGCCCCGCAAGGGCGACACCGCCCTGGACCTGTACTGCGGCGTCGGCCTCTTCGCGGGCGCCCTCGCGGACCGCGTCGGCGACCAGGGCGCCGTCCTCGGCATCGAGTCGGGCAAGCGCGCGGTGGAGGACGCCCGCCACAACCTCCAGGGCTTCGACCGCGTGCGTGTCGAGCAGGGCAAGGTCGACCAGGTCCTGCCGCGCACCGGCATCACCAAGGTCGACCTCGTCGTCCTCGACCCGCCCCGCGCGGGCGCCGGCAAGCAGGTCGTCCGCCACCTCGCCACCCTCGGAGCCCGCCGTATCGCCTACGTCGCCTGCGACCCGGCCGCCCTCGCCCGCGACCTGGCGTACTTCCGCGAGGCCGGCTACAAGCCGCGGACGCTGCGGGTCTTCGACCTGTTCCCGATGACGCACCACATGGAGTGCGTGGCGATCCTGGAGCCTGCGAAGAAGGGCGCCTGA
- a CDS encoding APC family permease produces MSKLTDVPKRILIGRALRSDRLGETLLPKRIALPVFASDPLSSVAYAPGEVLLVLSVAGASAYAFSPWITAAVVVLMFTVVASYRQNVRAYPSGGGDYEVAQTNLGPRAGVGVASALLVDYVLTVAVSISSGVENLGSAVPFVVEHKTASAIAIIVLLTLMNLRGVKESGRLFAVPTYVFVAGVFALVAWGAFRGLVLGDTMRAPTADLEIRAEHQGLAGFALFFLLLRAFSSGCAALTGVEAISNGVPAFRKPKSRNAAATLALMGGLAVTMFCGIIGLALATGVKMAEDPARELLRDGVPVGPDYTQEPVISQISAAVFGEGSILFVVLAAATALVLFLAANTAYNGFPLLGSILAQDRYLPRQLHTRGDRLAFSNGIVLLAAAAAVLVHVYDAEVTRLIQLYIVGVFVSFTLSQTGMVRHWNRLLATEADPAARRRMVRARAINAFGAFFTGLVLVVVLITKFTHGAWVALLGMAVFYVTMTAIRRHYDRVAEELAAPEGPSEDSVRPARVHSVVLVSKIHRPTLRAVAYAQLMRSDKLEALSINVDPAETRALTEEWERRGIAVPLKILDSPYREVTRPVIEYVKGLRRESPRDVVSVIIPEYVVGHWYEHILHNQSALRLKGRLLFTPGVMVTSVPYQLRSSEVAKQRAKKNQEWNAPGSVRRGPVETGPKRPARPKGNSKGSPKGSPPGKG; encoded by the coding sequence GTGTCCAAACTGACCGACGTGCCCAAGCGGATCCTGATCGGCCGGGCCCTGCGCAGCGACAGGCTGGGGGAGACCCTCCTGCCCAAGCGCATCGCACTCCCCGTCTTCGCCTCCGACCCGCTCTCCTCGGTGGCGTACGCGCCGGGCGAGGTCCTGCTGGTCCTCTCCGTCGCGGGCGCCTCGGCGTACGCGTTCAGCCCGTGGATCACGGCCGCCGTCGTGGTCCTGATGTTCACGGTCGTCGCCTCCTACCGGCAGAACGTCCGCGCCTACCCCAGCGGCGGCGGCGACTACGAGGTCGCCCAGACCAACCTCGGCCCGCGCGCCGGGGTCGGCGTCGCCAGCGCGCTCCTCGTCGACTACGTCCTCACCGTCGCCGTGTCCATCTCCTCCGGCGTGGAGAACCTCGGCTCCGCCGTGCCGTTCGTCGTCGAGCACAAGACGGCGTCCGCCATCGCGATCATCGTCCTGCTCACGCTGATGAACCTCCGCGGGGTCAAGGAGTCCGGCCGCCTCTTCGCCGTCCCGACGTACGTCTTCGTCGCCGGCGTCTTCGCCCTCGTCGCCTGGGGCGCCTTCCGCGGACTGGTCCTCGGCGACACGATGCGGGCGCCCACCGCCGACCTGGAGATCCGGGCCGAGCACCAGGGCCTCGCCGGGTTCGCGCTGTTCTTCCTGCTGCTGCGCGCCTTCTCGTCCGGCTGCGCCGCGCTCACCGGCGTCGAGGCGATCAGCAACGGCGTCCCCGCCTTCCGCAAGCCCAAGAGCCGCAACGCCGCCGCCACCCTCGCGCTCATGGGCGGCCTCGCCGTCACCATGTTCTGCGGCATCATCGGCCTCGCCCTCGCCACCGGCGTCAAGATGGCAGAGGACCCGGCCCGCGAACTGCTCCGCGACGGAGTCCCGGTCGGCCCCGACTACACCCAGGAACCGGTGATCTCCCAGATCTCCGCCGCCGTCTTCGGCGAGGGCAGCATCCTGTTCGTCGTCCTCGCCGCCGCGACCGCGCTCGTCCTGTTCCTCGCCGCGAACACCGCGTACAACGGCTTCCCGCTCCTCGGCTCGATCCTCGCCCAGGACCGCTACCTGCCGCGCCAGCTCCACACCCGCGGCGACCGCCTCGCCTTCTCCAACGGCATCGTGCTGCTCGCCGCGGCCGCCGCGGTCCTCGTCCACGTCTACGACGCCGAGGTCACCCGCCTCATCCAGCTCTACATCGTCGGCGTCTTCGTCTCCTTCACGCTCAGCCAGACCGGCATGGTCCGCCACTGGAACCGCCTGCTGGCCACCGAGGCCGACCCGGCCGCGCGACGCCGCATGGTCCGCGCCCGCGCCATCAACGCGTTCGGCGCGTTCTTCACCGGGCTCGTCCTGGTCGTCGTCCTGATCACCAAGTTCACCCACGGAGCGTGGGTGGCGCTGCTCGGCATGGCGGTCTTCTACGTGACGATGACCGCGATCCGCAGGCACTACGACCGGGTCGCCGAGGAGCTCGCCGCTCCCGAGGGCCCCAGCGAGGACAGCGTCCGCCCGGCCCGCGTCCACTCCGTCGTCCTCGTCTCCAAGATCCACCGCCCGACGCTCCGCGCCGTCGCCTACGCCCAGCTGATGCGCTCCGACAAGCTGGAGGCGCTGAGCATCAACGTCGACCCGGCCGAGACCAGGGCCCTCACCGAGGAGTGGGAGCGCCGCGGCATCGCCGTCCCGCTGAAGATCCTCGACTCCCCGTACCGGGAGGTCACCCGGCCCGTCATCGAATACGTCAAGGGCCTGCGCCGCGAGAGCCCCCGCGACGTCGTCAGCGTGATCATCCCCGAGTACGTCGTCGGCCACTGGTACGAGCACATCCTCCACAACCAGAGCGCCCTGCGCCTCAAGGGCCGCCTGCTGTTCACGCCCGGCGTGATGGTCACCTCCGTCCCGTACCAGCTGCGCTCCTCGGAGGTGGCGAAGCAGCGGGCGAAGAAGAACCAGGAGTGGAACGCGCCCGGCTCGGTGCGCCGCGGCCCGGTCGAGACCGGCCCGAAGCGCCCCGCCCGCCCGAAGGGAAACTCCAAGGGAAGCCCGAAGGGGAGCCCGCCAGGAAAAGGGTGA
- a CDS encoding AAA family ATPase, producing MNKNLPSKPEDVVDRDREWDLLAEFVTDPDPAMRLGVVSGRRRHGKSYLLQALCEQVGGLYVTAVREEGRLPAIRRFGDAVAAYAGLQPGTLRLSDWREVLTNALDVTVRSGTPLLVIDELPYLLQHSPEIPGLLQQLYDERQRGTGTGTDARPGPRLILCGSAMSVMHELLSGTKPLRGRAVIDLRLGAFDYRAARDFWQIDDPLTALQVDAVLGGAPGYRPVAARPHPNDGFAAWLTRTLLDPGRAVYSRTETEYLLREDPRITHHTLYYDILTAIAQGASTPTKIGAALERQRNAVTHPLDILESTGYIQREQDILRPRHPVITLADPVIRFNQLITLPQAATVEQGFAEQAWQAATTTFNSKILGPHFEDLARTFTRRYAHTLLPGGLPGPVGTTEVADPAARTKHEVDVIALALGERPQAPRARIALIGEAKATAARRGTGDLQRLEHIRGLLTGQGYDTTGATLALFSLHGFYPDLVESAARRDDLLLVDLPGLYGGG from the coding sequence ATGAACAAGAACCTGCCGTCCAAGCCCGAAGACGTGGTCGACCGGGACCGGGAGTGGGACCTGCTGGCCGAGTTCGTCACGGATCCGGATCCGGCGATGCGCCTGGGCGTCGTGTCGGGTCGCAGGCGGCACGGGAAGTCGTATCTCCTGCAGGCCCTGTGTGAGCAGGTCGGCGGCCTCTACGTCACCGCGGTGCGGGAGGAGGGCCGGCTGCCGGCGATCCGGCGGTTCGGTGACGCGGTCGCAGCGTATGCCGGTCTGCAGCCCGGCACGCTGCGGCTGTCCGACTGGCGTGAGGTCCTGACCAACGCCCTTGATGTGACCGTTCGCTCGGGAACGCCGCTCCTGGTGATCGACGAACTGCCGTATCTGCTCCAGCACTCGCCGGAGATCCCCGGGCTGCTCCAGCAGCTCTACGACGAGCGTCAGCGCGGCACCGGGACGGGCACCGATGCCCGTCCCGGCCCCCGGCTGATCCTCTGCGGCTCCGCCATGAGCGTCATGCACGAACTGCTCTCGGGTACCAAGCCGTTGCGGGGCCGTGCCGTGATCGACCTCCGGCTGGGTGCCTTCGACTACCGCGCGGCCCGCGACTTCTGGCAGATCGACGATCCGCTGACCGCACTGCAGGTCGACGCCGTCCTCGGCGGAGCCCCCGGCTACCGGCCGGTAGCCGCCCGCCCGCATCCGAACGACGGCTTCGCCGCTTGGCTGACCCGCACGCTGCTCGATCCCGGCCGGGCCGTCTACTCGCGCACCGAGACGGAGTACCTGCTGCGGGAGGATCCGCGCATCACCCACCACACGCTGTACTACGACATCCTCACCGCGATCGCGCAGGGTGCCTCGACCCCGACGAAGATCGGGGCAGCCCTGGAGCGTCAACGCAACGCCGTCACGCATCCGTTGGACATTCTGGAGTCCACCGGTTACATCCAGCGCGAGCAAGACATTCTGCGCCCGCGCCACCCGGTCATCACGCTCGCCGACCCCGTCATCCGCTTCAACCAGCTGATCACGCTGCCGCAGGCCGCCACCGTCGAGCAGGGCTTCGCGGAACAGGCGTGGCAGGCCGCTACGACGACCTTCAACTCCAAGATCCTGGGACCGCACTTCGAGGATCTCGCCCGTACCTTCACCCGCCGCTACGCCCATACCCTCCTTCCCGGCGGCCTGCCGGGACCCGTCGGCACCACCGAGGTCGCCGACCCGGCGGCCCGCACCAAGCACGAGGTCGATGTGATCGCCCTGGCCCTGGGTGAGCGTCCGCAGGCGCCGCGCGCCCGGATCGCCCTGATCGGCGAGGCCAAGGCCACCGCCGCCCGCCGCGGCACCGGCGACCTGCAACGCCTCGAGCACATCCGGGGCTTGCTCACCGGCCAGGGCTACGACACCACAGGCGCCACGCTGGCTCTGTTCTCCCTGCACGGTTTCTACCCGGACCTGGTCGAATCGGCGGCCAGACGTGATGATCTCCTCCTGGTCGACCTGCCGGGTCTCTACGGGGGCGGGTGA
- a CDS encoding OB-fold nucleic acid binding domain-containing protein, whose amino-acid sequence MSAVPRTEKSGSRFRRMLDRLSSSQGELESEELQEDAEAVGCTRISDCGDRQIVKVTGTLRTVTLRPRAGVPALEAELFDGTAPLDVVWLGRRSIVGIEPGRRLIASGRISVSQGRRVLFNPKYELRPLGQE is encoded by the coding sequence ATGAGTGCTGTACCGCGTACGGAGAAGTCCGGCAGCCGCTTCCGCCGCATGCTGGACCGCCTCTCCAGCTCGCAGGGCGAGTTGGAGTCCGAGGAACTCCAGGAGGACGCCGAGGCGGTGGGTTGCACCCGTATCTCGGATTGCGGTGACCGCCAGATCGTGAAGGTGACTGGTACCTTGCGGACGGTCACCCTGCGCCCGCGGGCCGGAGTGCCGGCCCTGGAGGCGGAGCTCTTCGACGGCACGGCCCCGCTGGACGTGGTGTGGCTGGGCCGGCGGTCCATCGTGGGCATCGAACCGGGGCGCAGGCTCATAGCCTCGGGCCGGATCTCCGTGAGCCAGGGGCGCAGGGTCCTGTTCAATCCGAAATACGAGCTCCGACCGCTCGGACAGGAGTAG
- a CDS encoding potassium channel family protein, with protein MRVAIAGAGAVGRSIAGELLENEHEVLLIDKAPTAISVERVPRAEWLLADACEITSLDEAALQRCHVVIAATGDDKVNLVVSLLAKTEYGVPRVVARVNNPKNEWLFTEAWGVDVAVSTPRLMSALVEEAVSVGDLVRLLRFSHGDANLVELTLPPESGIAGTRVGDVAWPQDTSLVTIIRGSRVLTPGAEETLEAGDELLFVAAQAREEQLEELLSVRREDGGRG; from the coding sequence ATGCGGGTCGCCATCGCCGGCGCGGGCGCGGTGGGTCGTTCCATCGCGGGCGAGCTGCTGGAGAACGAGCACGAGGTACTGCTGATCGACAAGGCGCCGACCGCCATCTCGGTGGAGCGGGTGCCGCGGGCGGAGTGGCTGCTGGCCGACGCCTGCGAGATCACGTCCCTGGACGAGGCGGCGCTGCAGCGGTGCCACGTCGTGATCGCGGCGACCGGTGACGACAAGGTCAACCTCGTCGTGTCGCTGCTCGCGAAGACCGAGTACGGGGTCCCCCGGGTCGTCGCGCGGGTCAACAACCCGAAGAACGAGTGGCTGTTCACCGAGGCGTGGGGGGTGGACGTCGCCGTGTCGACGCCGCGCCTGATGTCGGCGCTGGTGGAGGAGGCGGTGAGCGTCGGCGACCTGGTGCGGCTGCTGCGCTTCAGCCACGGCGACGCCAACCTGGTCGAGCTGACCCTGCCCCCGGAGTCGGGGATCGCCGGTACGCGCGTCGGGGACGTGGCGTGGCCGCAGGACACGTCGCTGGTCACGATCATCCGCGGTTCGCGGGTCCTCACGCCGGGCGCGGAGGAGACGCTGGAGGCCGGCGACGAGCTGCTGTTCGTGGCCGCGCAGGCGCGCGAGGAGCAGCTGGAGGAGCTGCTGTCGGTCCGCCGGGAGGACGGCGGCCGGGGCTGA
- a CDS encoding ATP-grasp domain-containing protein, with amino-acid sequence MSRQSDRPPAVIVMSDLAALARQHRLITDIAERGLTPLVVVGPSTDLVKLTGHIEDGTHPLSRIAAVRQLPGAAVDSVLASVQDWVTDFDVRGVICSGEVFVDPCGVLAEALALPGPGAWAARVCRDKVMQRVILRDHGPSWRAFAPHERDAAASDVYPCVVKPAGRMFSSGVVRVSDDAELRAALAAYEPDETILVEELVTGPEFSVEALVHRGELVWSGVTAKLTNEDSSRYFTEIGHTSPAKLPLSHSDALIEANAAILKALRFDSGITHAEFRLRDGQPVLMEVAARLPGDAITMLWHLATGRPLEPAIVDLALGVKPEYPVPTRRAVQRFVEHRPGRLTDVRCAGQTVSWIADDGYWPTVAPSDAQAPARCASVMVGLPRGATLGPLSDSSGRSASVVVDLPWEADPDGEAGVYADQVELEIDGETAGSTAR; translated from the coding sequence TTGAGCCGTCAGAGCGACCGTCCACCTGCCGTGATCGTCATGAGCGACCTGGCGGCCCTGGCCCGCCAGCACCGCCTGATCACCGATATCGCGGAGCGCGGATTGACGCCGCTGGTCGTCGTCGGGCCCTCGACCGACCTGGTGAAACTGACCGGGCACATCGAGGACGGCACGCACCCGCTGTCCCGGATCGCGGCCGTCCGCCAGCTTCCGGGCGCCGCGGTCGACAGTGTGCTGGCATCCGTGCAGGACTGGGTCACCGACTTCGACGTGCGCGGTGTGATCTGCAGCGGCGAGGTCTTCGTCGACCCGTGCGGGGTCCTGGCCGAGGCGCTGGCCCTGCCGGGCCCCGGCGCCTGGGCGGCGCGGGTGTGCCGGGACAAGGTCATGCAGCGCGTCATCCTGCGCGACCACGGGCCGTCGTGGCGCGCCTTCGCCCCCCACGAGCGGGACGCCGCGGCGTCCGACGTGTACCCGTGCGTCGTCAAGCCGGCGGGGCGGATGTTCAGCTCGGGGGTCGTCCGGGTCTCGGACGACGCGGAGCTGCGCGCCGCGCTGGCCGCCTACGAGCCGGACGAGACGATCCTGGTGGAGGAGCTCGTCACCGGGCCGGAGTTCTCGGTCGAGGCCCTGGTCCACCGCGGCGAGCTGGTGTGGAGCGGCGTCACCGCCAAGCTCACCAACGAGGACAGCAGCCGGTATTTCACGGAGATCGGCCACACCAGTCCCGCCAAACTGCCGCTCTCCCATTCGGACGCGCTCATCGAGGCGAATGCCGCGATCCTGAAGGCCCTGCGGTTCGACAGCGGCATCACCCACGCGGAGTTCCGGTTGCGTGACGGGCAGCCGGTGCTGATGGAGGTGGCCGCCCGCCTCCCCGGCGACGCGATCACCATGCTGTGGCACCTCGCCACCGGCCGGCCCCTCGAACCGGCCATCGTCGACCTCGCCCTCGGTGTGAAGCCGGAGTACCCGGTGCCGACCCGGCGAGCCGTGCAGCGCTTCGTGGAGCACCGTCCGGGCCGGCTGACGGACGTCCGGTGCGCGGGGCAGACGGTGTCGTGGATCGCGGACGACGGATACTGGCCGACCGTGGCGCCGTCCGACGCGCAGGCCCCGGCCCGGTGCGCGTCGGTCATGGTCGGCCTTCCGCGGGGCGCCACGCTCGGGCCGTTGAGCGACTCGTCCGGGCGCTCGGCGTCCGTGGTCGTCGACCTCCCCTGGGAGGCGGACCCCGACGGCGAGGCAGGCGTCTACGCGGATCAGGTCGAGTTGGAGATCGACGGGGAGACTGCCGGTTCGACGGCTCGTTGA
- a CDS encoding potassium channel family protein — MHIVIMGCGRVGAELAQTLERQGHTVAVVDQDPTAFRRLGSGFGGRRVTGVGFDQDTLREAGIEEAGAFAAVSSGDNSNIIAARVAREMFGVEHVAARIYDPRRAEVYQRLGIPTVATVRWTADQMLRRLLPSGAEELWRDPSGGVQLAEVYISPAWIGHKVHTIQEETGVRVAFLTRLGEAVLPTSQTVLQDGDLVHVMMRTDEVEQVEAAFAHGPEGSGH, encoded by the coding sequence GTGCATATCGTGATCATGGGCTGCGGCCGTGTCGGCGCCGAGCTGGCGCAGACCCTGGAGCGGCAGGGTCACACGGTCGCCGTCGTCGACCAGGACCCCACGGCCTTCCGGCGCCTGGGCTCCGGCTTCGGTGGCCGGCGCGTCACCGGCGTCGGCTTCGACCAGGACACCCTGCGCGAGGCGGGCATCGAGGAGGCCGGGGCGTTCGCCGCGGTCAGCAGCGGTGACAACTCCAACATCATCGCGGCGCGGGTGGCGCGCGAGATGTTCGGCGTCGAGCACGTCGCCGCCCGGATCTACGACCCCCGCCGCGCCGAGGTGTACCAGCGGCTCGGCATCCCCACGGTCGCCACGGTGCGGTGGACCGCCGACCAGATGCTGCGGCGGCTGCTGCCGTCCGGCGCGGAGGAGCTGTGGCGGGACCCGAGCGGCGGGGTGCAGCTCGCGGAGGTGTACATCTCCCCGGCGTGGATCGGCCACAAGGTGCACACGATCCAGGAGGAGACGGGGGTCCGCGTGGCGTTCCTGACCCGGCTGGGCGAGGCGGTCCTGCCGACGTCGCAGACGGTGCTGCAGGACGGCGACCTGGTGCACGTGATGATGCGGACGGACGAGGTCGAGCAGGTCGAGGCGGCCTTCGCCCACGGCCCCGAGGGGAGCGGTCACTGA
- a CDS encoding PaaI family thioesterase produces the protein MNPSLARWDRRAAARVRSAAVSTALTPPAGARPPARHPDAPAPGAPLGSHYAHCFGCGARPHGLRLEARAGEGVSVTAVFTVTEDHQGAPGLAHGGVLATALDETLGSLNWLLRVIAVTGRLETDFLLPVPVGAVLHLEAEVTAVDGRKIYSAATGRIGGPEGPVAVRAEALFVEVGVDHFVDNGRPEEIRAAMADPDLIRRSRAFEVNP, from the coding sequence ATGAATCCAAGCTTGGCACGGTGGGACCGCCGAGCCGCCGCGCGGGTAAGGTCTGCGGCTGTGAGCACCGCACTGACGCCTCCCGCCGGCGCCCGGCCGCCGGCACGGCACCCCGACGCGCCCGCCCCGGGCGCACCCCTCGGATCCCACTACGCGCACTGCTTCGGCTGCGGTGCCCGGCCGCACGGGCTGCGCCTGGAGGCCAGGGCCGGCGAGGGCGTGTCCGTCACCGCCGTGTTCACCGTCACCGAGGACCACCAGGGCGCTCCCGGCCTCGCCCACGGCGGCGTCCTCGCCACCGCGCTCGACGAGACGCTCGGCTCCCTGAACTGGCTGCTGCGGGTGATCGCCGTGACCGGCCGGCTGGAGACGGACTTCCTCCTCCCGGTGCCTGTCGGCGCCGTCCTCCACCTGGAGGCCGAGGTCACCGCCGTCGACGGCCGGAAGATCTACTCCGCGGCCACCGGCCGGATAGGCGGGCCGGAAGGGCCCGTCGCCGTCCGCGCCGAGGCCCTCTTCGTCGAGGTCGGGGTCGACCACTTCGTGGACAACGGGCGCCCCGAGGAGATCCGGGCCGCCATGGCCGACCCCGACCTGATCCGGCGCTCCCGCGCCTTCGAGGTGAACCCCTGA
- the dut gene encoding dUTP diphosphatase has protein sequence MRSPVDVLIRRLDPEVPLPSYGHPGDAGADLVTTEAAELAPGERAVLPTGVSIALPDGYAAFVHPRSGLAARLGVGMVNAPGTVDAGYRGEIKVIVVNLDPRESVRFERFDRIAQLVVQQVERVRFHEVAELPGSARGEGGFGSTGGHAAVGGWTGGNPYAAVVTDREGQ, from the coding sequence ATGCGCAGCCCCGTCGACGTGCTGATCCGCCGCCTGGACCCCGAGGTGCCCCTCCCGTCGTACGGGCACCCCGGCGACGCCGGCGCCGACCTCGTCACCACCGAGGCCGCCGAACTCGCCCCCGGCGAACGCGCGGTCCTCCCCACCGGGGTGTCGATCGCGCTCCCGGACGGGTACGCCGCCTTCGTCCACCCGCGCTCCGGCCTGGCGGCCCGGCTGGGCGTGGGGATGGTGAATGCCCCGGGCACCGTCGACGCCGGGTACCGTGGAGAGATCAAGGTGATCGTGGTCAACCTGGATCCGCGAGAGAGCGTCCGGTTCGAACGGTTCGACCGGATCGCCCAACTGGTCGTCCAGCAGGTCGAGAGGGTCCGCTTCCACGAGGTCGCGGAGCTCCCCGGCTCGGCACGGGGCGAGGGGGGCTTCGGGTCCACGGGCGGGCACGCCGCCGTGGGCGGCTGGACGGGTGGGAATCCATACGCAGCGGTCGTAACCGACCGGGAAGGACAGTGA
- a CDS encoding DUF3710 domain-containing protein — protein sequence MFGRRKKVSAAENAAGEAEQVVDEVDTDETEEEPRRVNLPPAPRPDGPWDVSEVSRPGEGRVDLGGLFVPGVEGMELRVEVAGDAIVAATVVLRDSAIQLQAFAAPKNEGIWGEVREEIASGITQQGGVIDEVEGPLGWELRAQVPVQLPDGTGGVQLVRFVGVDGPRWFLRGVISGQGAVQPEAAGLLEQIFRDTVVVRGEGPMAPRDPIVLKLPDDAQMVPEGAQTEEQPAGSRFSGDMGQLQRGPEITEIR from the coding sequence GTGTTCGGACGTCGCAAGAAGGTCAGTGCCGCCGAGAACGCGGCGGGCGAGGCCGAGCAGGTCGTCGACGAGGTCGACACCGACGAGACGGAGGAGGAGCCCCGCCGGGTGAACCTCCCGCCGGCGCCCCGGCCGGACGGCCCGTGGGACGTCTCCGAGGTGTCCAGGCCCGGGGAAGGGCGCGTCGACCTGGGCGGCCTCTTCGTCCCCGGTGTCGAGGGCATGGAGCTGCGGGTCGAGGTCGCGGGCGACGCGATCGTCGCGGCGACGGTCGTCCTGCGGGACAGCGCGATCCAGCTGCAGGCGTTCGCCGCCCCCAAGAACGAGGGCATCTGGGGCGAGGTCCGCGAGGAGATCGCCTCCGGCATCACCCAGCAGGGCGGTGTCATCGACGAGGTCGAGGGCCCCCTCGGCTGGGAGCTGCGCGCGCAGGTCCCGGTGCAGCTGCCGGACGGCACGGGCGGCGTCCAGCTGGTGCGGTTCGTCGGCGTCGACGGGCCCCGGTGGTTCCTGCGCGGTGTCATCTCCGGGCAGGGCGCCGTCCAGCCGGAGGCCGCCGGGCTGCTGGAGCAGATCTTCCGGGACACGGTCGTCGTCCGCGGCGAGGGCCCGATGGCCCCGCGCGACCCGATCGTCCTGAAGCTCCCGGACGACGCGCAGATGGTCCCCGAGGGCGCCCAGACCGAGGAGCAGCCCGCCGGCTCCCGCTTCTCCGGCGACATGGGGCAGCTCCAGCGCGGTCCGGAGATCACCGAGATCCGCTGA